The Aphelocoma coerulescens isolate FSJ_1873_10779 chromosome 14, UR_Acoe_1.0, whole genome shotgun sequence genome has a window encoding:
- the RADIL gene encoding ras-associating and dilute domain-containing protein gives MIEKYGATPDCSQGQIHPEVTVLLPSGLAELFHWCFGLHKGNGRPLICHLGDDSGSSVTTCSLSPAAHLASKPLTFPFLLFPAQLCFMTTSRTMFYGPSSTMAPPSKNRLKRQSRLFSQVLYRTLSYKDRSSASASPAAAEDDPAELSTQLSAPGILKIFGGNICAGTNYKSVLVTGSSGARELVKEALERYGLSQLSAGQYALCDVIGRFQGPEKQWQTEGLRVLGDHEKPLLIQDLWKPREGFSRRLELRRRAEVEEMAAKDVDTTTAGINAQARKLQRHRARGARRAAGAERRGPPPALRRSLSETSLGTPARPAAARSGGSSMRYSLYQSPHLLLLQGYSQQHDSLVYLLNREQHTVGQRTQASKPSISLSAPDILPLHCTIRKLRPSRHRSEEKLVLEPIAGAGISVNFAEVARTVVLRHGDLLSLGLYYLLLYKDPMKAQPLPAQTLLRLRALHPEGPHVCGACGSLLKEKDPAAKKRGPSPSGGPRTPRRKLQLEFEPAAEDVLLRRIMTLIEPGGDDHKLTPAFLLCLCIQHSATNFEPGDFGQLLLKAAKMIQRTVWERTRELAEKQSQHQDPATLSRFTITDLLPDLQHIIFWMANAIEILYFVQQKSPTYIQSMEEELDIKGSKESLFSSTITASEEAMTVLEEVIMYTFQQCVYYISKCLYVSLPALLECNPFQSECRESWRGTLPLPEELRRVVLIYQAVLDLLHQYEVHPEITSQMFAYLFFFSNTLLFNQLLDKGSSLGCFHWSQGVKLRASMRLLLEWLRDAGFEQLAQQFFAKLASVANLLAMPGSQLVQMTWPSLRAEFPALSPAQLHRVLSQCQAVMDVGCISAWQPSEEESPAAFQPDEMLESFDNHPPIILPSGGFKVDLEVETLDDNIYKHLLYIRHFLWSLQSKSPHTSEGPGSAPLKKEACTAPEVLEVSEGPAALGSTIAQEDYCSLGGCAEPEGNPQLCLATNACPCEPPAGEPQLQEKLKQLQLGRNLVPKAGTAPTDSSCLLTPPTTPLNFDSGSPESPQGTGKGLQDPRRNGMNGTKGSTPEGCSPTPYDYPTPESSSRSSATDDFCYVFVVELERGPIGLGMGLIDGVHTPLCSPGIYIRTLIEDSPAAADGRLSIGDRILAVNGTSLIGADYQSAVDLIRSGGKKLRFLVAKSDIEIAKKISSSSSSS, from the exons ATGATAGAGAAATATGGGGCCACTCCAGACTGTTCTCAGGGACAAATCCATCCAGAGGTAACTGTGCTGCTGCCAAGCGGTTTGGCTGAGCTTTTCCACTGGTGTTTTGGGTTACACAAGGGAAATGGCCGTCCCTTGATCTGTCACCTTGGAGATGACAGTGGCTCCTCTGTGACCACCTGCTCGCTCTCCCCTGCTGCACATCTGGCCTCTAAACCGCTCACCTTCCCCTTTTtgctcttccctgcccagctgtgcttcATGACGACCTCACGCACGATGTTTTATGGGCCCTCCTCCACCATGGCTCCGCCGTCCAAGAACCGGCTGAAGCGCCAGAGCCGGCTCTTCTCCCAGGTCTTGTACCGCACCCTGAGCTACAAGGACCGCAGCTCGGCCTCCGCCTCCCCGGCGGCTGCGGAGGACGACCCGGCCGAGCTCTCCACCCAGCTCTCGGCCCCTGGCATCCTGAAAATCTTCGGGGGCAACATCTGTGCGGGCACCAACTACAAGAGCGTGCTGGTGACGGGCAGCTCTGGCGCGCGGGAGCTGGTGAAGGAGGCCCTGGAGCGCTACGGGCTGAGCCAGCTCAGCGCCGGGCAGTACGCGCTGTGCGACGTCATCGGCCGCTTCCAGGGCCCCGAGAAGCAGTGGCAGACCGAGGGGCTGAGGGTCCTGGGTGACCACGAGAAGCCGCTGCTCATCCAGGACCTCTGGAAGCCCAGGGAGGGCTTCTCACGCCGGCTGGAGCTGCGCAGGAGGGCGGAGGTGGAGGAGATGGCGGCCAAGGATGTGGACACCACCACTGCAG GCATCAACGCCCAAGCGCGGAAGCTGCAGCGGCACCGGGCGCGGGGGgcccggcgggcggcgggggctgagCGGCGCGGGCCCCCCCCGGCCCTGCGGCGCAGCCTCAGCGAGACCAGCCTGGGGACCCCGGCGCG cccggcggcggcgcggagcggcggcagcagcatGCGGTACTCCCTCTACCAGTCCCcgcacctcctgctcctgcagggctACAGCCAGCAGCAT GACAGCCTGGTTTACCTGCTGAACCGCGAGCAGCACACGGTGGGCCAGAGGACACAGGcgagcaagcccagcatcagcCTGTCAGCCCCCGACATCCTGCCCCTGCACTGCACCATCAGGAAGCTCCGACCTTCCCGGCACCGCTCGGAGGAGAAGCTGGTGCTGGAGCCCATCGCCGGCGCTGGCATCTCTGTCAACTTTGCCGAGGTGGCCCGGACGGTGGTGCTGCGGCACGGGGACCTGCTGTCCCTCGGCCTCTACTACCTGCTCCTCTACAAGGACCCCATGAAGGCGCAGCCGCTGCCGGCGCAGACCCTGCTGAGGCTGCGAGCCCTGCACCCCGAGGGTCCCCACGTGTGCGGGGCGTGTGGCAGCCTGCTGAAGGAGAAGGACCCTGCTGCCAAAAAGCGGGGCCCCTCGCCCTCCGGCGGCCCCAGGACGCCCCGCAggaagctgcagctggagtTCGAGCCAGCGGCTGAGGACGTGCTCCTGCGGCGCATCATGACCCTGATCGAGCCCGGGGGGGATGACCACAAGCTGACACCCGCcttcctgctctgcctctgcatCCAGCACTCGGCCACCAACTTTGAGCCAGGAGACTTCgggcagctgctgctcaaaGCGGCCAAAATGATCCAGAGGACGGTGTGG GAGCGGACGCGggagctggctgaaaagcaatcCCAGCA CCAGGACCCTGCCACCCTGTCCCGCTTCACCATCACGGACCTTCTCCCAGACCTGCAGCACATCATCTTCTGGATGGCCAATGCCATCGAGATCCTCTACTTTGTCCAGCAGAAATCACCCACCTACATCCAGAGCATGGAGGAGGAACTGGACATCAAAG gcTCCAAGGAGTCTCTGTTCTCCTCGACCATCACAGCCAGTGAGGAGGCGATGACGGTGCTGGAAGAGGTGATCATGTACACCTTCCAGCAGTGTGTCTACTACATCTCCAAG tgTCTGTACGTGtcgctccctgccctgctggagtgCAATCCCTTCCAGAGTGAGTGCCGGGAGAGCTGGCGGGGGACCCTGCCGCTGCCCGAGGAGCTCCGCAGGGTCGTGCTCATCTACCAGGCTGTGCTGGACCTGCTCCACCAGTACGAAGTGCACCCCGAGATCACCTCCCAGATGTTCGCCtacctcttcttcttctccaaCACCCTGCTCTTCAACCAGCTCCTGGATAAGG gctcctctctgggctgcttccACTGGTCTCAGGGGGTGAAGCTGCGGGCCAGCATGCGGCTGCTCCTGGAATGGCTGCGTGACGCCGGCTTTGAGCAGCTCGCCCAGCAGTTCTTCGCCAAACTCGCCAGTGTGGccaacctgctggccatgcctGGCTCCCAGCTGGTGCAG atgacctggccatccctgcgAGCCGAGTTCCCAGCGCTGAGCCCTGCGCAGCTGCACCGGGTGCTGAGCCAGTGCCAGGCAGTGATGGACGTGGGCTGCATCTCAGCGTGGCAGCCCAGTGAGGAGGAGAGCCCGGCCGCCTTCCAGCCTG ATGAGATGCTGGAGTCCTTTGACAACCACCCACCCATCATCCTGCCCAGCGGGGGCTTCAAAGTGGACCTGGAGGTGGAGACATTGGATGACAACATCTACAAACACCTCCTTTACATTCGCCACTTCCTCTGGAGCCTGCAGAGCAAGAGCCCCCACACCAGCGAGGGGCCAGGCTCAGCACCCCTAAAG AAAGAGGCATGCACGGCGCCGGAGGTGCTGGAGGTGAGCGAGGGCCCGGCGGCCCTGGGGAGCACCATTGCCCAGGAGGATTACTGCTCCCTGGGGGGCTGTGCCGAGCCAGAGGGGaacccccagctctgcctggccacCAACGCTTGCCCCTGCGAGCCCCCCGCTGGTGagccccagctccaggagaagctcaagcagctgcagctgggcaggaatCTGGTCCCCAAGGCCGGCACGGCACCCACAGactcctcctgcctgctgacaCCACCCACCACCCCCCTGAACTTCGACTCCGGGAGCCCGGAGTCACCGCAGGGCACCGGCAAAGGGCTGCAGGACCCCCGCAGGAACGGGATGAACGGCACCAAAGGCAGCACCCCTGAAG GCTGCTCGCCGACCCCCTATGACTACCCCACGCCGGAGTCTTCCAGCCGCAGCTCTGCCACCGATGACTTCTGCTACGTCTTCGTGgtggagctggagaggggaCCCATCGGGCTGGGGATGGGGCTGATCGATGGTGTG CACACCCCTCTCTGCTCCCCGGGGATCTACATCCGCACCCTGATTGAGGACAGCCCCGCGGCTGCCGACGGCAGGCTCTCCATCGGGGACCGCATCCTGGCTGTCAACGGCACCAGCCTCATTGGGGCAGACTATCAGAG tgcCGTGGACCTCATCCGCTCCGGAGGGAAGAAGCTACGGTTTCTGGTTGCCAAGTCGGACATTGAAATAGCCAAAAAAATCAGTTccagctcctcttcctcttaG